A stretch of the Nosocomiicoccus ampullae genome encodes the following:
- a CDS encoding DMT family transporter → MGWIYVFLAAILELVGVIGLNGFSQKKSVKNFILFFGGFGGAFVSLYQAFNYLPVSIAYAVWIGIGTAAAVIVNMVFYGESKSIGRIVSLVIIIIGVVGLKAVS, encoded by the coding sequence ATGGGTTGGATATACGTCTTTTTAGCAGCAATATTAGAACTCGTTGGAGTTATAGGCTTAAACGGATTTAGTCAGAAGAAATCAGTAAAAAACTTCATACTATTCTTTGGAGGATTCGGAGGAGCATTTGTCTCACTATACCAAGCATTTAATTATCTACCAGTCAGTATCGCATATGCGGTATGGATCGGAATTGGTACAGCCGCAGCAGTTATAGTAAACATGGTGTTTTACGGAGAATCAAAAAGCATTGGAAGAATCGTGAGTTTAGTGATCATAATAATTGGAGTTGTTGGGTTAAAAGCGGTGAGTTAA
- a CDS encoding cytochrome c biogenesis CcdA family protein, with the protein MGSEVTFFLAFGAGVLSFISPCVLPVFPAFVSYITGMSFDEVQNRNFNLRAVLHTLFFLIGFSLIYIAIGFGTTFFGGVLIEYSKLIQQIGAILIIIFGLIITGILNFDFLNKNRKFEFKNRPGGFIGSVLIGMAFAAGWTPCNGPIIGAIFAMSATEPENALMLMIVYCLGFSVPFFVLSFFVSRTRWIVKYSGTLMKVGGVIMILMGILLYFDGLTKIIIWLSPYFGDFRGF; encoded by the coding sequence TTGGGTAGTGAAGTTACATTTTTTCTCGCATTCGGTGCGGGTGTTTTAAGTTTTATTTCCCCGTGTGTGTTACCAGTATTCCCGGCGTTTGTATCTTACATCACGGGAATGAGTTTTGATGAAGTTCAAAATCGTAACTTTAACTTACGCGCGGTACTACATACACTATTCTTCTTAATTGGGTTTAGTTTAATATATATTGCAATTGGATTTGGTACAACATTTTTCGGTGGGGTATTAATCGAATACTCTAAGCTGATTCAACAAATTGGTGCGATATTAATTATTATATTCGGTTTAATTATTACAGGTATTTTAAACTTTGATTTTCTCAATAAAAATAGAAAGTTTGAATTTAAAAATAGACCGGGTGGATTTATTGGATCAGTTTTAATTGGTATGGCATTTGCAGCAGGTTGGACACCTTGTAACGGACCAATTATCGGTGCGATTTTTGCAATGAGTGCAACAGAACCAGAAAACGCACTTATGTTAATGATTGTTTACTGCTTAGGTTTTTCAGTGCCGTTTTTTGTATTGAGTTTCTTTGTATCACGTACGAGATGGATTGTAAAATACTCAGGGACACTCATGAAAGTCGGTGGAGTGATTATGATTTTAATGGGTATTTTATTATATTTTGACGGCCTTACAAAAATCATTATTTGGTTATCACCGTACTTTGGTGACTTTAGAGGGTTTTAA
- a CDS encoding prepilin peptidase, with protein MYYLLMIFLVPLAIYDAIYFKIPNFLLSVLLITGLYLTNFNYINLFDDLVIILLIHFIYYLFQNQIGYGDIKLLCVLTLITPTLMFSFIVLLSYIVGGFYVIIVELIKTTNYRKLPYVPFIVTSTILTFISYDDLTTIYFGGFL; from the coding sequence TTGTACTATTTATTAATGATATTTTTAGTACCACTCGCTATTTATGATGCAATTTACTTTAAAATACCGAACTTTCTTTTATCAGTATTACTTATTACAGGATTATACTTGACTAATTTTAATTATATAAATTTGTTTGATGATCTTGTCATCATATTACTCATACATTTTATTTATTACTTATTTCAAAATCAAATTGGATATGGAGACATTAAATTGTTATGTGTTTTAACTTTAATTACTCCAACTTTAATGTTTAGTTTCATTGTTTTGCTTTCATATATAGTGGGTGGCTTCTATGTAATTATTGTCGAATTAATCAAAACGACAAATTATAGAAAGCTGCCATATGTCCCATTTATTGTGACGAGTACTATTTTAACTTTTATCAGTTACGATGATTTAACGACTATTTACTTTGGAGGATTTCTATGA
- a CDS encoding TetR family transcriptional regulator: MNKEERIIESAIDVFLEKGIEKSTVSEIVKKAEIAQGTFYLYFDSKLSVMPKIAEVMVVKMLNELSKNVSGETIEEEIKSVIDIIFTLTKEYKSLTTLIYAGLTQTQYVGDWEKIYAPLYHFIENLLIVRKENGETRETLNTTFTSKILFGSIESVAEQMYLYDDSSEEKANEYKEELLKFILHGI; encoded by the coding sequence ATGAACAAAGAAGAACGAATTATCGAGTCTGCAATCGATGTATTTTTAGAAAAAGGGATTGAAAAATCAACAGTATCTGAAATTGTAAAGAAAGCAGAGATCGCTCAAGGTACGTTTTACTTATATTTTGATTCAAAATTATCAGTCATGCCTAAAATTGCAGAAGTTATGGTAGTTAAAATGTTAAATGAACTTTCAAAAAATGTGTCTGGAGAAACTATCGAAGAGGAAATTAAGTCAGTCATCGACATTATTTTTACTCTTACGAAAGAATATAAATCACTCACAACACTGATATATGCAGGGCTTACTCAAACACAGTACGTCGGAGACTGGGAAAAAATATACGCACCACTCTATCACTTTATAGAAAATTTATTAATTGTACGTAAAGAAAATGGTGAAACTAGAGAAACATTAAATACAACATTCACATCGAAAATCTTATTTGGTTCAATTGAATCTGTTGCTGAACAGATGTACTTGTATGATGACTCGAGTGAAGAGAAAGCAAATGAATATAAAGAAGAATTACTGAAATTTATTTTACACGGTATTTAG
- a CDS encoding AAA family ATPase codes for MKPIKLHMEFIGPYKNETIDFRDLNNSLFLISGRTGSGKSMIFDAITYALFATASTESRGGESLRSQFASDDELSKVHLDFSHRGKEYRIERVLTYKKRKNKTPTTGQAAIYNEFGELLASGLKEVSVFVEDLLQMTARQFRQIALLPQGEFKKLLTANSGEKEEILKTLFGTERFNDVYKSIYKEFKTKENNLDLLSKEIETKFSVVTTEPIFEFNTSLKEFEASIEEKREDLSKKRDGLKPVVSSIEKLSEEIDLDRKHNEKVTEYKNTETSLKDLVTKQYKIKETEKTLHVVEELSKIKEIFNLEKSISKKLSESVQKEDELSKSLEYDENELKTVTYTIDNLKNKENLIESKEKKLSTLNKHSTERYNNLDSSIQHAENEIAELKSHTEKLTNDISLKTKELEETDVSYDALRVLSENRHSLQLNITELKRDIEDAEREEKKVKELELHLKEHDKLMNELIIMEKEKDSILKAFTEMSLETSDSIHHLLSHLEVGKPCPVCQTIVTEYPEHKEMMDESTKETLTDLMNRIESLKKEIDTLEIRIEAAKGNISDERKDMNSLNEALSKLNVEFKNIEEKYTYQNDNLKKKEALDREVNELKQLLTQKREALTYKDKSLSDLKNMKDEFVKETGLNDFNSLKKEIDVLSRSINNHHEMLKESETKRQDLLVKITKLNTEVSSLKENIESFEANLNEYTPKIESFLEKYDSVDRSNIEDYFKIDYNSLKNEVDTFYSNVHELEFTLNKLKETLDSFDVIDVSKKEERLVELETKKNELTQLITETEYQLNKDLALKEELVDLIKKYNDAREIVRKLSILEKIINGNSEGKRSTHPTLSRFVLIHYLELILVYANKRLTEMTNGRYELRRKDTYNASEALIIDVFDHFNNETRNIATLSGGETFQASLALSLSLSEVIQHEAGSINMDMLLIDEGFGTLDEETLNTAINTLVDIQTRGKMVGIISHVEELKTRLQNIIYVETENERSTTKIVTYLS; via the coding sequence ATGAAACCAATTAAATTACATATGGAATTTATCGGGCCATATAAAAATGAAACAATCGATTTTAGAGATCTAAACAATTCATTATTTTTAATATCTGGACGTACTGGTTCTGGTAAATCGATGATCTTTGATGCAATTACGTACGCGCTATTTGCTACTGCTTCAACTGAAAGTAGAGGCGGAGAGTCACTAAGAAGTCAGTTTGCTAGTGACGATGAGTTATCAAAAGTCCATTTAGATTTTTCACATCGCGGAAAAGAATATCGAATTGAACGCGTATTAACATATAAAAAACGTAAAAATAAGACCCCAACGACAGGACAAGCGGCAATTTATAATGAGTTCGGAGAGTTACTTGCATCTGGTTTAAAAGAAGTATCTGTCTTTGTTGAAGACTTACTACAAATGACCGCACGTCAGTTTAGACAAATTGCACTTTTACCACAAGGTGAATTTAAAAAACTCCTTACGGCAAATAGTGGAGAAAAAGAAGAAATTTTAAAAACGTTATTTGGTACTGAGCGATTTAACGATGTATATAAAAGTATTTATAAGGAGTTTAAAACTAAAGAAAACAATCTAGACTTACTGAGTAAAGAAATTGAAACAAAATTTTCAGTAGTGACGACTGAACCGATCTTCGAATTTAATACGTCATTAAAAGAGTTTGAAGCTTCAATTGAAGAAAAAAGAGAAGATTTAAGCAAAAAACGTGATGGACTAAAACCGGTAGTTTCATCGATAGAAAAATTGTCTGAAGAGATCGATTTAGACCGTAAACATAATGAAAAAGTGACTGAATATAAAAATACAGAAACATCGTTAAAAGACTTAGTCACTAAACAATATAAAATAAAAGAAACAGAAAAAACATTACATGTCGTTGAAGAGCTATCTAAAATTAAGGAGATATTTAACTTAGAAAAAAGCATTTCAAAAAAACTTTCAGAATCAGTTCAAAAAGAAGATGAATTATCTAAAAGTTTAGAGTATGACGAAAATGAACTAAAAACAGTCACGTATACGATAGACAATTTAAAAAACAAAGAAAACTTAATAGAAAGTAAAGAGAAAAAACTATCTACGTTAAATAAACACTCTACCGAGCGCTATAATAACTTAGATTCATCGATTCAGCATGCTGAAAATGAGATTGCAGAGTTAAAAAGCCATACTGAAAAGTTAACTAACGATATTTCTTTAAAAACTAAAGAATTAGAAGAAACTGACGTCAGTTATGACGCACTCAGAGTGTTAAGCGAAAATAGGCACTCACTTCAGTTAAACATCACGGAATTAAAAAGAGATATTGAAGATGCTGAACGTGAAGAGAAGAAAGTAAAGGAACTTGAACTCCACTTAAAAGAGCATGATAAGTTAATGAATGAGTTAATAATTATGGAGAAAGAAAAGGATAGTATTCTTAAAGCATTTACTGAAATGTCTTTAGAAACAAGTGATTCAATTCATCATTTACTTTCTCATTTAGAAGTAGGTAAACCGTGTCCAGTATGCCAAACGATTGTTACAGAATATCCTGAGCATAAAGAAATGATGGACGAGTCTACAAAAGAAACCTTAACTGATTTAATGAACCGTATAGAATCATTAAAAAAAGAGATAGATACGTTAGAGATTAGAATAGAAGCGGCAAAAGGTAATATTAGTGATGAAAGAAAAGATATGAATAGTTTAAATGAAGCGTTGTCTAAACTAAATGTAGAATTTAAAAACATTGAAGAAAAATATACGTATCAAAACGATAATCTAAAGAAAAAAGAAGCATTAGATCGTGAAGTGAATGAATTAAAGCAGTTACTGACACAAAAAAGAGAGGCACTTACTTATAAAGATAAGTCTTTAAGTGACTTAAAAAATATGAAAGATGAATTTGTAAAAGAGACTGGACTAAATGACTTTAATAGTTTAAAAAAAGAAATCGATGTGTTGTCACGTTCAATTAATAATCATCACGAGATGTTAAAAGAATCTGAGACAAAACGACAAGATCTATTAGTTAAAATCACGAAGTTAAATACAGAAGTTTCATCTTTAAAAGAAAATATTGAATCGTTCGAAGCTAACTTAAATGAATATACACCTAAAATCGAATCGTTTTTAGAAAAATACGATTCAGTAGATCGATCAAATATAGAAGACTATTTTAAAATCGACTATAATTCTCTTAAAAATGAAGTCGATACATTCTATAGTAATGTGCATGAATTAGAGTTTACGTTAAATAAACTGAAAGAAACTCTCGATAGTTTTGACGTTATTGACGTCTCTAAAAAAGAAGAACGTCTTGTAGAACTTGAAACAAAGAAGAATGAATTAACACAATTGATTACTGAAACGGAGTATCAATTAAATAAGGATTTAGCGCTTAAAGAAGAATTGGTCGATTTAATTAAAAAATACAACGATGCGCGCGAAATAGTACGTAAACTAAGTATTTTAGAGAAGATTATTAATGGTAACAGTGAAGGTAAACGTTCGACGCATCCGACATTATCTAGATTTGTTTTAATTCACTATTTAGAGTTAATTTTAGTATACGCAAATAAGAGACTCACTGAAATGACAAATGGACGTTATGAATTAAGACGTAAAGATACGTATAATGCAAGTGAAGCGCTGATTATCGACGTTTTCGATCACTTTAACAATGAAACGAGAAATATCGCGACGTTATCTGGTGGAGAAACGTTCCAAGCAAGTTTAGCACTGAGTTTATCACTCTCTGAAGTCATTCAACATGAAGCGGGTAGTATTAATATGGATATGCTTTTAATTGACGAGGGATTTGGGACGTTAGATGAGGAAACACTCAATACAGCCATTAATACGTTAGTTGATATTCAAACGAGAGGTAAAATGGTTGGTATTATTTCTCACGTTGAAGAATTAAAAACGAGACTTCAAAATATTATTTATGTTGAAACAGAAAATGAAAGAAGTACGACAAAAATTGTAACGTATTTATCATAA
- a CDS encoding DMT family transporter, whose protein sequence is MNKAWIYVFLTSFFELVWIYGFNVASTWWHWLILLPIIVLDFLILSKACESLPTGTVYAVFAAAGTVGTALMDIYLFDEVFTLEKGFFIVLLVIGVIALNLTDDTNKKEVVK, encoded by the coding sequence ATGAATAAAGCATGGATATATGTTTTTCTAACGAGCTTCTTCGAACTCGTTTGGATATACGGATTTAACGTCGCGAGTACGTGGTGGCACTGGCTAATACTTTTACCAATTATCGTCTTAGACTTTTTAATTTTATCAAAAGCTTGTGAATCATTACCAACAGGAACAGTATATGCAGTATTCGCTGCAGCAGGAACCGTCGGAACAGCATTAATGGATATATACTTATTTGACGAAGTCTTTACACTAGAAAAAGGGTTTTTCATCGTATTATTAGTCATTGGAGTTATTGCGTTAAATTTAACAGATGATACAAATAAAAAAGAGGTTGTTAAATAA
- a CDS encoding exonuclease SbcCD subunit D has product MKILHTADWHIGKRLNRKSLIEDQIYVLDQILEYIDQEDIDVVVIAGDLYDKKQPSQEAMNVVDHYLKEINLVRKKPLLLISGNHDSKPYVDARSEWFKANDFHVNTTLEDSFTPITIQDTDFYLLPYLEIPEVRTYFNDDSIDTFEKAYKKVIDEMSSKFNNENNILVGHLFVSGSKESDSEEKMTIGLTEEVPHTIFKDFDYTLLGHLHRHNAFNSNHIFYSGAIMKYSFDEMNHKKGFKVIDTDTNTVDFIEVKLLHDLIHFKGSFTDIITRKKEIEDKDAYIKFELTDMEGYKEPMTALKQLYENTLVLSRKVESYVDEDIQYDVNNTSDDEILTLFFEKFTGRQPTDFELDTFNNHLRGINNETN; this is encoded by the coding sequence GTGAAAATTTTACATACAGCCGATTGGCATATCGGCAAACGTTTAAATAGAAAAAGTTTAATTGAAGATCAAATATACGTTTTAGATCAAATATTAGAGTATATCGATCAGGAAGATATCGACGTCGTTGTAATTGCTGGTGATTTATATGATAAAAAACAACCGTCACAAGAAGCAATGAATGTCGTCGATCATTATTTAAAAGAAATTAATTTGGTCCGTAAAAAACCATTACTTTTAATTAGTGGTAACCATGATAGTAAACCTTATGTCGATGCGCGCAGTGAATGGTTTAAAGCGAATGACTTTCACGTAAATACGACACTAGAAGATAGTTTTACACCTATAACGATCCAAGACACGGATTTTTATCTTTTACCGTATTTAGAAATTCCAGAAGTACGTACTTATTTTAATGACGATTCGATTGATACGTTTGAAAAAGCGTATAAAAAAGTAATCGACGAAATGAGTAGTAAATTTAATAATGAAAATAATATATTAGTGGGTCACTTATTTGTATCAGGGAGTAAAGAGTCAGATTCTGAAGAGAAAATGACGATTGGATTAACTGAGGAAGTACCACATACTATTTTTAAAGACTTTGATTATACACTTCTTGGTCATTTACATCGTCATAACGCATTTAATAGTAATCATATATTTTATAGTGGCGCGATTATGAAGTATAGTTTTGACGAGATGAATCATAAAAAAGGATTTAAAGTCATTGACACGGATACGAATACTGTTGATTTTATAGAAGTAAAATTACTCCATGACCTCATACACTTTAAAGGTAGCTTCACTGATATTATTACTCGTAAAAAAGAAATTGAAGATAAAGATGCTTACATTAAGTTTGAGTTAACTGATATGGAAGGCTATAAAGAACCGATGACTGCTTTAAAACAGTTATATGAAAATACTCTCGTATTATCGAGAAAAGTTGAATCATATGTGGATGAGGATATTCAGTACGACGTAAATAATACGAGTGATGATGAGATTTTAACACTATTTTTCGAGAAGTTTACAGGACGACAACCAACTGATTTCGAGTTAGACACGTTTAATAACCATTTAAGAGGGATTAATAATGAAACCAATTAA
- a CDS encoding CcdC family protein: MNQLLDLLKTYENEIFIIASIGAIIMGILVIFWRNQETKSPLYLKKIIIPPIMMSTGALMFVFPYFRLDGQLILEAVIVGAIFSLALLFTTKYEVRDDELYVKPSKLFPVILVGLLIIRTFMKTILSQDISPGEIGGMFFLLAFTMIVIWRTSMVIHYLKFKDKEKVE; the protein is encoded by the coding sequence ATGAATCAGTTATTAGACTTACTTAAAACATATGAGAATGAAATATTCATTATCGCATCAATCGGTGCGATTATTATGGGGATACTCGTTATCTTTTGGCGAAATCAAGAAACGAAGTCGCCACTATATTTAAAAAAGATTATTATCCCGCCAATTATGATGTCCACGGGGGCATTGATGTTTGTCTTTCCGTATTTTAGATTAGATGGCCAGTTGATATTAGAAGCAGTTATTGTCGGTGCAATATTTTCTTTAGCACTATTATTTACAACAAAATATGAAGTAAGAGATGACGAGTTATACGTTAAACCATCTAAACTATTTCCAGTTATTTTAGTTGGACTACTTATTATACGTACATTTATGAAGACTATATTATCTCAAGATATTTCACCAGGAGAAATCGGGGGAATGTTCTTCTTACTTGCTTTTACGATGATAGTTATATGGAGAACTTCCATGGTCATCCATTATTTAAAATTTAAAGATAAAGAAAAGGTTGAGTAA
- a CDS encoding YvrJ family protein: MDIAQLVSDVGFPIVVTFFLMHRMERKLDQVVIALENLSH; the protein is encoded by the coding sequence ATGGATATTGCTCAGCTCGTTAGTGACGTTGGATTTCCTATCGTCGTGACGTTTTTCCTAATGCACCGTATGGAAAGGAAACTCGATCAAGTTGTGATTGCATTAGAAAATCTATCGCACTAA
- a CDS encoding ArsR/SmtB family transcription factor: MSNKDTCDVYSYDEDKVNQIQSELENEDIKSVAKLFKAIAEENRAKITFALLNADELCVCDIANVIGVTVANASHHLRTLHNAGIVKFRKEGKLAFYSLDDDHVKTLFMNALEHGKEVNCND, translated from the coding sequence ATGAGTAATAAGGATACGTGTGATGTTTATTCTTATGATGAGGATAAAGTAAATCAAATCCAAAGTGAGTTAGAAAATGAGGATATTAAAAGTGTCGCGAAGTTATTTAAAGCAATTGCTGAGGAGAATCGAGCGAAGATTACGTTTGCTTTATTGAATGCTGATGAGTTATGTGTGTGTGATATCGCAAATGTTATCGGTGTTACGGTCGCGAATGCTTCTCACCATTTAAGAACATTACATAATGCCGGTATCGTTAAGTTTAGAAAAGAAGGTAAATTAGCATTTTACTCTCTTGATGACGATCATGTTAAAACTTTATTTATGAATGCGTTAGAACATGGTAAAGAGGTGAATTGTAATGACTAA
- a CDS encoding DUF2922 domain-containing protein → MSKKLVLSFETERDGILNFTINNPKEGLTADEVNQEADAIIESKALISKDGAPVRLKSAKIITQDVEQLV, encoded by the coding sequence ATGTCAAAAAAGCTAGTATTATCATTTGAAACTGAACGTGATGGTATTTTAAATTTCACTATCAATAATCCAAAAGAAGGTTTAACTGCAGATGAAGTGAATCAAGAAGCGGACGCGATTATCGAGTCGAAAGCATTAATATCAAAAGACGGTGCACCAGTACGTCTAAAGAGTGCAAAAATCATCACTCAAGACGTCGAGCAACTCGTTTAA
- a CDS encoding SCO family protein — MKRLLLLGIMSVLFLTACSKSGEVDAMSRYGNTIDDFEVINQEDETYIQDNMEGKVWLVDFIFTHCTTVCPPMTNNMVSVVQDLEDDGVENFGVLSFSVDPKRDTPEQLQEYIKAYHVDELDTEWQFLTGYDYDFIRGFSEKNFKTIVAPPPEGSDQVTHGTSFYLIDENGKILKDYSGVDSGDKRFPKEEIVEDVKKLTKNL; from the coding sequence GTGAAGCGACTATTATTACTAGGAATAATGTCAGTCCTTTTTTTAACAGCGTGTTCTAAAAGCGGTGAGGTCGATGCGATGAGTCGCTACGGTAATACGATCGACGATTTTGAAGTCATCAACCAAGAGGATGAAACATATATTCAAGACAATATGGAAGGCAAAGTGTGGCTCGTTGACTTTATCTTCACACACTGTACGACAGTTTGCCCACCGATGACAAATAACATGGTGTCAGTCGTACAAGACTTAGAAGATGACGGTGTTGAAAACTTTGGTGTACTAAGTTTTTCAGTTGACCCAAAAAGAGACACACCAGAACAACTTCAAGAATATATTAAAGCCTATCACGTCGATGAATTAGACACTGAATGGCAATTTTTAACAGGATATGATTATGACTTCATCCGTGGATTCTCAGAAAAGAACTTTAAAACAATCGTCGCACCACCACCAGAAGGTAGTGACCAAGTAACACACGGTACATCGTTTTATCTAATCGACGAAAACGGTAAAATACTTAAAGACTACTCAGGTGTCGACAGTGGAGACAAACGTTTCCCGAAAGAAGAAATTGTAGAAGACGTTAAAAAACTAACTAAAAATCTATAA
- the radC gene encoding RadC family protein, giving the protein MNELMIKEMMSSDKPRERLKIYGADNLTNRELLAIIINTGSRNESSLSLADNVLKNLKKINDLRDITYQELTKIKGIGEAKAIKILAVIELAVRMHSHSLEDDVFIHSPDDVSNLLMEKMRYYQQEHFVVLYLSTKYKVIHQETVFKGSLNTTVVHPREIFKEAVKRSAAAFICVHNHPSGDPTPSSEDIEVSKRLKMSSELIGIDFLDHIIIGNGKYISLKEMDCF; this is encoded by the coding sequence ATGAATGAATTAATGATAAAAGAAATGATGTCTTCAGATAAACCGCGTGAAAGATTAAAAATATATGGTGCGGATAATTTAACAAATCGTGAACTTTTAGCGATTATAATTAACACTGGTAGTCGTAATGAGAGCAGTTTATCTTTAGCAGATAATGTATTAAAAAACCTTAAAAAAATAAATGATTTGAGAGATATTACGTATCAAGAACTTACTAAAATTAAAGGTATTGGCGAAGCTAAAGCTATAAAAATACTCGCTGTTATAGAACTTGCTGTAAGAATGCATAGCCATAGTCTAGAAGATGATGTCTTCATTCACTCACCGGATGACGTATCTAATTTGTTGATGGAAAAGATGAGATATTATCAGCAAGAACATTTTGTTGTACTTTACTTATCTACAAAATATAAAGTTATTCATCAGGAAACTGTATTTAAAGGTTCTCTAAATACAACGGTCGTACATCCGAGGGAAATTTTTAAAGAAGCAGTGAAACGAAGTGCTGCAGCGTTTATTTGTGTTCATAACCATCCAAGTGGAGACCCAACACCTTCAAGTGAAGATATCGAAGTAAGTAAACGTCTTAAAATGAGTAGTGAACTCATCGGCATCGATTTCTTAGATCATATTATTATTGGAAATGGTAAGTACATCAGTCTTAAAGAAATGGATTGTTTTTAA
- a CDS encoding DUF2621 family protein, whose translation MYNDFVMWLIAVWGFIMIGLLAIGGFFMFRKFLKALPREDGWSELDWQEYYIEQALPLWNAEARKLLDELVSPVPQIFRGVAKQKIAGRISKIALDEKVSTIHLDQIIKGYIIATPKRDHGFMKKKLKELNIDYSPYEHLFELADDEKQKFSIFEQTEALKKVE comes from the coding sequence GTGTACAATGACTTTGTCATGTGGCTAATTGCGGTTTGGGGCTTCATAATGATTGGACTCCTTGCAATTGGTGGATTTTTTATGTTTAGAAAATTTTTAAAAGCATTGCCACGAGAAGACGGTTGGTCAGAACTTGATTGGCAAGAATATTATATAGAACAAGCACTCCCACTTTGGAACGCCGAAGCGAGAAAATTATTAGATGAGTTAGTTTCTCCGGTACCACAAATATTTAGAGGCGTTGCGAAACAAAAGATTGCAGGGAGAATTTCTAAAATTGCACTCGATGAAAAAGTAAGTACAATCCATTTAGACCAAATTATAAAAGGTTATATTATCGCGACACCAAAGCGAGATCATGGATTTATGAAGAAGAAATTAAAAGAGTTAAATATAGACTATTCACCATATGAACATTTATTTGAACTTGCAGACGATGAAAAACAAAAATTCTCTATATTTGAACAAACTGAAGCATTAAAAAAGGTTGAGTAA
- a CDS encoding YneF family protein produces MATWIWILIVIVALAGGTALGFFLARKYMMDYLEKNPPINEDVLRMMMMQMGQKPSQKKINQMMTMMNKNMKDVKK; encoded by the coding sequence TTGGCAACTTGGATTTGGATTTTAATCGTAATTGTTGCTTTAGCAGGTGGAACAGCACTTGGTTTCTTCCTTGCAAGAAAGTATATGATGGATTATTTAGAGAAAAACCCACCAATTAACGAAGACGTATTAAGAATGATGATGATGCAAATGGGTCAAAAGCCATCACAAAAGAAAATTAATCAAATGATGACGATGATGAACAAAAACATGAAAGACGTTAAAAAATAA